One genomic region from Euleptes europaea isolate rEulEur1 chromosome 6, rEulEur1.hap1, whole genome shotgun sequence encodes:
- the LOC130479401 gene encoding fibrinogen-like protein 1-like protein encodes MNLKNSLGCILLLFVQCGRRTSAEEVLELANAHMLLPGDYSRLLNINTKDYPWDCSEIFKQSEQTSKDGIYIIQPAKEPIGVYCHMQDGGWTVIQHITANSTVDFDRTWQDYKYGFGSLKDNYWLGNEYMHQLTSSSRPYMLRVKLVDLNAEIKWGEYEPFLIEDEASQYRIRLGLYKGNAVDALTQDTEAYLHDNQKFTTKDKDNDNYFQNCAKLEYNGIPGGGWWYDACAGANLNRRNVIYWQKDCNKEHMCKYAWMMVKPADYSQDSAKACPAQKDEL; translated from the exons ATGAATTTGAAAAATTCACTGGGGTGTATCCTACTGCTGTTCGTTCAGTGTGGACGAAGGACAAGCGCAGAAGAGGTCCTTGAACTTGCCAACGCTCACATGCTTTTACCAGGAGACTATTCAAGGCTGCTCAACATTAATACAAAAG ATTATCCATGGGACTGCAGTGAAATTTTTAAGCAATCTGAACAGACTTCCAAAGATGGCATTTACATCATTCAGCCAGCAAAGGAGCCCATTGGTGTATACTGTCATATGCAAGATGGTGGCTGGACAGTGATTCAGCACATTACTGCCAACAGTACTGTGGACTTCGATAGGACCTGGCAGGATTATAAATATGGATTTGGCTCCCTTAAAGACAACTACTGGTTAGGGAATGAATATATGCACCAGTTAACCAGTTCTTCAAGACCATATATGCTTAGGGTTAAACTTGTTGACCTAAATGCTGAAATCAAGTGGGGAGAGTATGAGCCATTCCTCATTGAGGATGAAGCATCTCAATATAGGATCAGGCTTGGCTTGTACAAAGGCAATGCTGTTGACGCTCTGACTCAGGATACAGAAGCATATCTTCATGATAACCAGAAGTTCACTACAAAAGACAAAGATAATGATAACTATTTTCAGAACTGTGCCAAACTGGAATACAATGGTATTCCTGGTGGAGGCTGGTGGTACGATGCTTGTGCTGGAGCAAATCTGAACCGCAGGAATGTTATATATTGGCAGAAAGACTGTAACAAAGAGCACATGTGTAAATATGCCTGGATGATGGTCAAGCCAGCAGACTACAGTCAGGACTCTGCCAAAGCTTGTCCTGCTCAGAAAGATGAACTGTAA